A single genomic interval of Halorubrum aethiopicum harbors:
- a CDS encoding HD domain-containing protein codes for MTKAADDEHVARQRYDPAADHAFPDGRVNEMLERIESDPEITTYLEAQNVNAVDRKGYNDHGTKHVEIVRDRALRLYDLLKAGAVEFNGARQQGLEEADEPVILALAATLHDIGHVVHRDHHSYYSIPLAADVLDRLLPEFYDVAEQVRVKAEVLHAILCHHTEEEPLTREAGVIRIADGLDMERGRSRVPYEKGGRGINTVSSQAIESVILHPDEELPVQVEIRMNNAAGVYQVDSLLKAKVEGSMLEDLVRIVAINTKENGEGSLVERIEL; via the coding sequence ATGACGAAGGCGGCGGACGACGAACACGTGGCGAGACAGCGGTACGACCCGGCCGCGGACCACGCGTTCCCCGACGGCCGGGTGAACGAGATGCTCGAGCGGATCGAAAGCGATCCCGAGATCACGACGTACCTCGAGGCGCAGAACGTCAACGCCGTCGACCGGAAGGGGTACAACGACCACGGAACGAAACACGTCGAGATCGTTCGCGACCGCGCCCTCCGGCTCTACGACCTGCTCAAGGCGGGAGCCGTCGAGTTCAACGGGGCCCGCCAGCAGGGCCTCGAGGAGGCGGACGAGCCGGTGATACTCGCGCTCGCGGCGACGCTTCACGACATCGGCCACGTCGTCCACCGGGACCACCACTCCTACTACTCGATCCCGCTCGCCGCCGACGTGCTCGATCGGCTGCTGCCGGAGTTCTACGACGTCGCGGAGCAGGTGCGGGTGAAAGCCGAGGTGCTCCACGCGATCCTCTGTCACCACACCGAGGAGGAGCCGCTGACGCGGGAGGCGGGCGTGATCCGGATCGCCGACGGCCTCGACATGGAGCGCGGTCGCTCGCGTGTCCCCTACGAGAAGGGCGGACGCGGGATCAACACCGTCTCCTCGCAGGCCATCGAGTCGGTGATCCTCCATCCCGACGAGGAGCTGCCCGTCCAGGTCGAGATCCGGATGAACAACGCCGCGGGCGTCTATCAGGTCGACTCGCTTTTGAAGGCCAAGGTGGAGGGATCGATGCTCGAGGACCTCGTCCGGATCGTCGCGATCAACACGAAGGAGAACGGCGAGGGATCGCTCGTCGAGCGGATCGAGCTGTAG
- the dapA gene encoding 4-hydroxy-tetrahydrodipicolinate synthase: MTNPTTTTPYTTDRDDDREPTDEPFEGVYPAMTTPFTGENGIDHEQLAANARHLERAGVDGVVPVGSTGESATMTHDEHIAVVETVRDAVDDVPVIAGTGSNNTAEALSLSRRAAAAGADGLLLISPYYNKPEPEGFREHYRTIADAVDLPQIVYNVPSRTGRSIPVDVVVDLASHPNVRGYKAASGDLNRIGEIVERTRGEAFSVLSGDDGLTLPTLAVGGTGTISVVANVEPERACAMVGSALSGDYDRARELHHELAPLVRALFAETNPIPVTEAMYVRGRGGPHVRSPLTRLSEERREDLRDLLAEYEEGTPGETEAAGETDVSGGAE; this comes from the coding sequence ATGACGAATCCAACGACTACGACGCCGTACACGACCGACCGCGACGACGACCGAGAACCGACCGACGAACCCTTCGAGGGGGTCTACCCCGCGATGACGACCCCCTTTACCGGCGAGAACGGGATCGATCACGAGCAGCTCGCCGCGAACGCCCGCCACCTCGAGCGCGCCGGCGTCGACGGGGTGGTCCCCGTCGGCTCCACCGGCGAGTCCGCGACGATGACCCACGACGAGCACATCGCAGTGGTCGAGACGGTCCGCGACGCCGTCGACGACGTGCCCGTGATCGCGGGCACGGGCTCGAACAACACCGCGGAGGCGCTCTCGCTCTCGCGCCGGGCCGCGGCGGCCGGCGCGGACGGACTGCTCCTCATCTCGCCGTACTACAACAAGCCCGAGCCCGAGGGATTCAGGGAGCACTACCGAACGATCGCCGACGCGGTCGACCTCCCGCAGATCGTCTACAACGTCCCCTCGCGGACGGGGCGGTCGATCCCCGTCGACGTCGTCGTCGACCTCGCGAGTCACCCCAACGTCCGGGGGTACAAGGCGGCCTCCGGCGACCTGAATCGGATCGGCGAGATCGTCGAACGAACCCGCGGGGAGGCGTTCTCCGTGCTCTCCGGCGACGACGGGCTCACCCTCCCGACGCTCGCCGTCGGCGGAACCGGCACGATAAGCGTCGTCGCGAACGTCGAGCCGGAGCGCGCGTGTGCGATGGTCGGGTCGGCGCTCTCGGGCGACTACGACCGCGCGCGCGAGCTCCACCACGAGCTCGCGCCGCTGGTGCGCGCGCTGTTCGCCGAGACGAACCCGATCCCGGTAACGGAGGCGATGTACGTCCGGGGCCGCGGTGGCCCGCACGTTCGATCGCCGCTCACCCGGCTCTCCGAGGAGCGACGCGAGGATCTCCGCGATCTGCTCGCGGAATACGAGGAGGGGACGCCGGGGGAGACGGAAGCGGCGGGGGAGACCGACGTCTCCGGAGGCGCGGAATGA
- a CDS encoding MFS transporter, whose product MARFGNSVRLLGNAEFASLAGTAFARSQAYSTILIALALYADLFGTTGFIEGLFGTAFAAVQLLVVLPLGRAVDTGNAKRFLLAGFLINVGVFVGFAFVSNPVHVILVRMVQGLGASILWITGATIIGEISPDDEQGLWLGSYNQFASVSSLTGDLLGGYLLYAYGFTETYAVLSVITLGSFLLVYRFLRDDPGGQTDPEAVDGIETFRSLLALPMLRSLVVFRFTFSVGKMAVIIFLPIYARTTFDISAFAIGWIMAGGKATKAVTQGFVGDLTDRYGRRHAFVAIGALLYGVGTAAIPLATYFEGTVDPVTISYLGDAQTLGGAFFALFAAYSLLGVADSIRLPASMSLFVDEGERHDSVASSMSLRSISWKVGQVVGPVLVGATMDVTSTETGFLLAAGFIGFATTLFVVQSRRAAAVEPSGA is encoded by the coding sequence GTGGCCCGCTTCGGCAACTCTGTACGGCTCCTCGGCAACGCGGAGTTCGCCTCGCTCGCCGGGACCGCCTTCGCGCGCAGCCAGGCGTACTCGACGATCCTCATCGCGCTCGCGTTGTACGCCGACCTCTTCGGAACCACGGGCTTCATCGAGGGGCTGTTCGGAACCGCCTTCGCGGCCGTCCAGCTGCTCGTCGTCCTCCCGCTCGGCCGGGCGGTCGACACGGGCAACGCCAAGCGGTTCCTGCTCGCCGGCTTCCTGATCAACGTCGGCGTCTTCGTGGGGTTCGCGTTCGTCTCGAACCCGGTCCACGTGATCCTCGTCCGGATGGTCCAGGGGCTCGGCGCGAGCATTCTCTGGATCACCGGCGCGACGATCATCGGCGAGATCAGCCCCGACGACGAGCAGGGGCTCTGGCTCGGCTCGTACAACCAGTTCGCGTCGGTGTCCTCGCTCACCGGCGACCTCCTCGGCGGCTACCTGCTGTACGCGTACGGCTTCACCGAGACGTACGCCGTGCTCTCCGTTATCACGCTCGGGAGCTTCCTCCTCGTCTACCGCTTCCTGCGGGACGATCCGGGGGGACAGACCGACCCCGAGGCGGTCGACGGCATCGAGACGTTCCGGTCGCTGCTGGCGCTGCCGATGCTCCGCTCGCTCGTCGTCTTCCGATTCACCTTCAGCGTCGGCAAGATGGCCGTCATCATCTTCCTCCCGATCTACGCCCGGACGACGTTCGACATCTCCGCGTTCGCGATCGGGTGGATCATGGCCGGCGGGAAGGCGACGAAGGCGGTCACGCAGGGGTTCGTCGGCGACCTCACCGACCGGTACGGCAGGCGGCACGCCTTCGTGGCGATCGGGGCGCTGCTGTACGGGGTCGGCACCGCCGCGATCCCGCTCGCGACGTACTTCGAGGGGACCGTCGATCCGGTCACGATCTCGTATCTCGGCGACGCACAGACGCTCGGCGGGGCCTTCTTCGCGCTCTTTGCGGCCTACTCGCTGCTCGGGGTCGCCGACTCGATCCGGCTGCCCGCGAGCATGTCGCTGTTCGTCGACGAGGGCGAGCGCCACGACTCGGTCGCCAGCTCGATGTCGCTGCGTTCCATCTCCTGGAAGGTCGGCCAGGTCGTCGGTCCGGTGCTCGTCGGCGCGACCATGGACGTCACCAGCACCGAGACGGGGTTCCTGCTCGCGGCCGGGTTCATCGGGTTCGCCACGACGCTCTTCGTCGTCCAATCGCGGCGGGCGGCCGCGGTCGAGCCGAGCGGGGCGTGA
- a CDS encoding GH32 C-terminal domain-containing protein, producing MNDDEPRLGFLLEGSTGGRATDGGEAGADGIGGRESVGERATERSAALAFARDVVGDVETVALASVAAGETDLDRFDALWWHGYDPVSDPATVAECAEPIRAFLADGGGLFCSARALAQVSALGIDPVPPDATGTEEVADPVGPLWHPLYEGHPAVDGLDGLRHHIRPAGSTAPYARYEDVLPENADVLASTYRGVEDVPSEVTVLQWRVGAGTVIGVGVGMEFAQHDDATTEATRERFAADVVRWLAGDSEYDTALATGRPKSGRELERYRDALSGDRDRPSYHVTAPVNWLNDPNGMIHHDGTYHLFYQYNPAGPYHGAVHWGHAVSEDLVRWEDRPVAMSPDPSGPDRDGCWSGCAVAVDRVETDGDAGVESRAVPAGDDVDSPAAGDDADSPVAAGDADAVYALYTGGRDGWQRPCLATATDDDLTRFEPDPANPVIRSPPSELDLLSTPGEPAHFRDHCLWYEDGRWHQLIGAGLQDRGGAAVLYTSRDLREWTYEGPALVTEEADPGVVWECPELLRFADGDLLHVSDYEDVRYFLGAFDADAGRFRVDERGVLDPGAFYAPQSLAAPDGRTITIGWLREERSAASGWDAGWSGAMSLPREIAVVDGELRQRPVGEVERLRETRLVDDRLTADSTPERLDATGEAFELRARLDPDDAPGSAVALRVRESPDGAERTTVRIGSDRVVVDRSESSLDRDARDAPVGVAVDDLERPLDVRVFVDASVLELFVNGRRALATRIYPTRHDATGVSLVAVADPDGGKSTDSGPGEEVDAGSAERPDDGSTERPDDGPIGVDVDLSMWRMEGAWPAVGGGDRRADPR from the coding sequence ATGAACGACGACGAACCCCGCCTCGGGTTCCTCCTCGAGGGCTCGACCGGCGGTCGGGCGACCGACGGCGGGGAGGCGGGGGCCGACGGGATCGGGGGCCGGGAGTCGGTCGGAGAGCGAGCGACGGAGCGGTCGGCCGCGCTCGCGTTCGCCCGCGACGTGGTGGGAGACGTCGAGACGGTCGCGCTCGCGTCGGTCGCGGCCGGGGAGACGGATCTCGACCGCTTCGACGCGCTCTGGTGGCACGGGTACGACCCCGTGAGCGACCCGGCGACGGTCGCCGAGTGTGCGGAGCCGATCCGAGCGTTTCTCGCGGACGGCGGCGGGCTGTTCTGCTCGGCGCGGGCGCTCGCGCAGGTGAGCGCGCTCGGGATCGACCCGGTCCCGCCGGACGCGACCGGGACCGAGGAGGTGGCGGACCCGGTCGGGCCGCTGTGGCACCCCCTCTACGAGGGTCACCCCGCGGTCGACGGACTCGACGGACTGCGCCACCACATCCGCCCCGCGGGCTCGACCGCCCCGTACGCCCGGTACGAGGACGTGCTCCCGGAGAACGCGGACGTCCTGGCGTCCACCTACCGCGGCGTCGAGGACGTCCCCTCGGAGGTGACCGTCCTCCAGTGGCGGGTCGGGGCGGGGACCGTCATCGGGGTCGGCGTCGGCATGGAGTTCGCCCAGCACGACGACGCGACCACCGAGGCGACCCGCGAGCGCTTCGCGGCCGACGTGGTCCGCTGGCTCGCGGGGGACAGCGAGTACGACACCGCGCTCGCGACGGGGCGGCCGAAGAGCGGCCGCGAACTCGAGCGCTACCGCGACGCGCTCTCGGGCGATCGCGACCGACCCTCCTACCACGTCACCGCGCCGGTCAACTGGCTCAACGACCCGAACGGGATGATCCACCACGACGGGACCTACCACCTCTTCTACCAGTACAACCCGGCCGGACCGTACCACGGCGCGGTCCACTGGGGCCACGCCGTCAGCGAGGACCTCGTCCGCTGGGAGGACCGGCCGGTCGCGATGTCCCCCGACCCGAGCGGTCCGGACCGGGACGGCTGCTGGTCGGGGTGTGCGGTCGCGGTCGATCGTGTCGAGACGGACGGGGACGCGGGAGTCGAGTCGCGCGCGGTACCCGCCGGCGACGACGTCGACTCCCCCGCCGCCGGCGACGACGCCGATTCCCCCGTCGCCGCGGGCGACGCCGATGCGGTGTACGCGCTCTACACCGGCGGCCGCGACGGCTGGCAGCGGCCGTGTCTCGCGACCGCGACCGACGACGACCTGACGCGCTTCGAGCCCGACCCGGCCAACCCCGTGATCCGGTCGCCGCCGTCCGAACTCGACCTGCTGTCGACGCCCGGCGAGCCGGCGCACTTCCGGGACCACTGCCTCTGGTACGAGGACGGCCGCTGGCACCAGCTGATCGGCGCGGGGCTCCAGGACCGCGGCGGCGCGGCGGTGCTGTACACGAGCCGCGACCTCCGCGAGTGGACCTACGAGGGCCCCGCCCTCGTCACCGAGGAGGCCGACCCCGGGGTCGTCTGGGAGTGTCCGGAGCTGCTCCGCTTCGCCGACGGCGACCTGCTCCACGTCTCGGACTACGAGGACGTGCGGTACTTCCTCGGCGCGTTCGACGCCGACGCCGGTCGGTTCCGGGTCGACGAGAGGGGCGTCCTCGATCCCGGCGCGTTCTACGCGCCGCAGTCGCTCGCGGCTCCCGACGGCCGGACGATAACGATCGGCTGGCTCCGGGAGGAGCGGTCGGCCGCGAGCGGGTGGGACGCGGGCTGGTCGGGCGCCATGAGCCTCCCGCGCGAGATCGCGGTCGTCGACGGCGAACTCCGCCAGCGACCCGTCGGAGAGGTCGAGCGGCTCCGCGAGACGCGGCTCGTCGACGACCGGCTGACCGCGGATTCGACCCCCGAACGGCTCGACGCGACCGGCGAGGCGTTCGAGCTCCGGGCCCGCCTCGACCCCGACGACGCCCCCGGCTCGGCCGTCGCGCTCCGCGTCCGCGAGTCGCCCGACGGCGCGGAGCGGACGACGGTCCGGATCGGGAGCGACCGCGTCGTCGTCGACCGCTCGGAGAGCAGCCTCGACCGCGACGCGCGCGACGCGCCGGTCGGCGTGGCCGTCGACGACCTGGAGCGACCCCTCGACGTGCGCGTCTTCGTCGACGCGAGCGTCCTCGAGCTGTTCGTGAACGGGCGACGGGCGCTCGCGACGCGGATCTACCCCACTCGCCACGACGCGACGGGGGTCTCGCTCGTCGCCGTCGCCGACCCCGACGGCGGGAAGAGCACGGATTCCGGCCCTGGGGAGGAAGTGGACGCCGGGTCCGCCGAAAGACCGGACGACGGCTCCACGGAAAGACCGGACGACGGCCCGATCGGCGTCGACGTCGACCTCTCGATGTGGCGGATGGAGGGGGCGTGGCCGGCGGTGGGCGGCGGGGATCGACGGGCCGATCCCCGGTAG
- a CDS encoding MFS transporter, protein MGSSPAVGRREYGITLVASASYTCLLFVWFSLPAYLPTIIDDVGLTSTQAGVLAGAIPLTYIPLALLSGLVVDRIGPARVIAAGVLVYGGGQIGRSVAPGFASLLAFTLAMGVGATTVTFGLPKLVSTLFPSGRTGRPTAIYLVAASAGSAGVFAVGRPVLGPALGGWRPLFLWSGVVAVCYGAVWSIVAIRTGVDDAGGNEEGENAADAFEPRALAADLRRVLTHRELQLLVVIGTMYLLINHGIQGWLPTLLESRGLPAAVAGRATSAFVVAHVVGVLGVPELADRFGVERPALAGCGTAAFLGIAVLIAGDAGAVALLGVVAAGLGSGGLSPLIRTIPPDLEGIGAGLTGTAVGFIFAVGEVGGFLGPVLVGTLYDATGSYAPGFGVLAAGGVGVAAAGVALVALDRR, encoded by the coding sequence ATGGGGTCGAGCCCGGCCGTCGGTCGCCGCGAGTACGGGATCACGCTGGTCGCGAGCGCGAGCTACACTTGCCTGCTCTTCGTCTGGTTCTCGCTGCCCGCGTACCTCCCCACGATCATCGACGACGTGGGACTGACGAGCACCCAGGCCGGCGTCCTCGCGGGGGCGATCCCGCTGACATACATCCCGCTCGCGCTGCTCTCCGGGCTCGTCGTGGACCGTATCGGGCCGGCGAGGGTCATCGCCGCGGGCGTCCTCGTCTACGGCGGGGGCCAGATCGGGCGGAGCGTCGCGCCCGGCTTCGCGTCGCTCCTGGCGTTCACGCTGGCGATGGGCGTCGGCGCGACGACCGTCACCTTCGGCCTCCCGAAGCTCGTCTCGACGCTGTTCCCGTCCGGGCGCACGGGCCGCCCGACCGCGATCTACCTCGTCGCCGCCTCGGCGGGGTCGGCGGGCGTCTTCGCCGTCGGCCGCCCGGTTCTGGGGCCGGCCCTCGGCGGATGGCGGCCGCTGTTCCTCTGGAGCGGCGTCGTCGCGGTCTGTTACGGCGCGGTCTGGTCGATCGTCGCGATCCGGACCGGCGTCGACGACGCCGGAGGGAACGAGGAGGGAGAGAACGCCGCCGACGCCTTCGAGCCCCGAGCGCTCGCGGCGGACCTCCGGCGCGTGCTCACGCACCGCGAACTCCAGCTGCTCGTCGTGATCGGAACGATGTACCTGCTCATCAACCACGGGATACAGGGGTGGCTCCCCACGCTCCTGGAGTCACGGGGGCTCCCGGCCGCAGTCGCCGGGCGGGCAACGAGCGCGTTCGTCGTCGCCCACGTCGTCGGCGTCCTCGGCGTTCCCGAGCTGGCGGACCGGTTCGGGGTCGAGCGCCCGGCGCTCGCGGGCTGTGGCACCGCGGCGTTCCTCGGGATCGCGGTCCTGATCGCGGGCGACGCCGGCGCCGTGGCGCTCCTCGGCGTCGTCGCCGCCGGCCTCGGGAGCGGCGGGCTCTCGCCGCTGATCCGGACGATCCCGCCCGACCTGGAGGGGATCGGGGCCGGGCTGACGGGGACGGCCGTGGGGTTCATCTTCGCGGTCGGCGAGGTCGGCGGGTTCCTCGGTCCGGTGCTCGTGGGGACCCTCTACGACGCGACCGGGTCGTACGCGCCGGGGTTCGGCGTGCTCGCGGCCGGCGGCGTCGGCGTCGCGGCCGCCGGGGTCGCGCTGGTCGCGCTCGACCGGCGGTGA